The Lycium barbarum isolate Lr01 chromosome 12, ASM1917538v2, whole genome shotgun sequence genome includes a region encoding these proteins:
- the LOC132624016 gene encoding gibberellin-regulated protein 11-like: protein MAFQKTFAALLIASIALVHFTHALQEVKPPAPSPQLPKPLDCGGACKYRCSETKRPNLCNRACGSCCRTCHCVPPGTSGNYEACPCYFNLTTHNNTRKCP, encoded by the exons ATGGCATTCCAAAAGACATTTGCAGCTTTGCTCATTGCATCAATTGCGCTTGTCCATTTCACTCATGCCCTTCAAGAGGTGAAGCCACCAGCACCAAGCCCTCAACTTCCAAAGCCACTAG ATTGTGGTGGAGCTTGTAAATATAGGTGCAGCGAAACGAAACGTCCAAATCTGTGCAACAGAGCATGTGGAAGTTGCTGCCGTACCTGCCACTGCGTGCCACCAGGCACTTCTGGCAATTATGAAGCATGCCCTTGCTATTTCAACCTTACTACTCACAACAACACCCGCAAATGTCCTTAA